A single region of the Oryzias latipes chromosome 21, ASM223467v1 genome encodes:
- the LOC101161519 gene encoding leucine-rich repeat flightless-interacting protein 1 isoform X2, whose product MGTRGTGRRRSMKKEKTTGEEEALTLVSAQAEAKLAAKRAARAEAREIRLQELERRQREVDDEDYSDGGSGPPLTPASPLDGTSHPLGDGDTCVDNGSSSSSQKNPGFLAGVEEKYRQAMVSNAQLYNEKNQLLYVVDVLKDSLLELEELLSESRREYEDKVKEHEQEKQAHRLLQLQFCEMKEALKQHQELLNELQQLRSKEAASVLDISDRHDTKVQAQEFAEENRLECNERREDLQKEHGETLKPSLNINAAAGSPAAVGSVDVEQEAERRPADETELRSSREDDVDLQHQQDKPQNAEEPLWSSGRLQEQESAPPEEPNLSTEGDGSLAVDSTVAVCSSAGRVGSRPQEAVTSEDGDVPPTDVPSVGNTGDTEKEETSQILQEEQKPKQPNVGEALQPFPTEPNSGPQQNPQNSQLLEKDEGVEEAPNIPKSSTSSGKKKKKKRGKKKGGSHDNKSQQKAGTGKEAGANKEEADTKDVTNTLKSQSEDEKESGQTDASLMIASRFPNQTLPEASVDRGEDGEDEEAAGGEAATATFPQDEDKTEGPANAGSLAEGDTLTDSTTDPTSADPEDNPTLETEMVREEEPAVSCSDQKETSELKPAIEVPEADGKNSSDLSHTAEESESTSSTQSSILPPKDDGAEASSSSEPRPDKSPGVTASEEALEGVGGGDCEAENEGEGISRRVTSDPHDEDSGLPEQSQEPKHTEGAGRDGGSAELDPPAQTEEACASPEPERRPSRTCHHVGADATPGGAEALALEAEDKPKLENDQHHLQPESSASHSVEERANACGGGPEEEDGEDEEGRPFDFDYTEVELAAVRNPSQDPEWGETSQVTADDVNESKLSQSQEKRQKEPSESDGFRDTRSDSVGQEEPNSSPASEKTPEPFEDTSRKQKHQTYEVIEAAETQQFHAASTKELTGSADGDGHTASSATETDVDPVRMKDGDFPKLSGQAGGGSEESLEGKEAKKSSRKGKGKSKEECKMS is encoded by the exons GCTGAAGCCAAACTGGCAGCAAAGAGAGCCGCCAGAGCTGAGGCCCGAGAGATCCGGCTGCAGGAGCTGGAGCGCCGGCAGAGAGAG GTGGACGACGAGGATTATTCTGATGGG GGATCTGGACCGCCTTTAACCCCAGCATCGCCATTGGATGGGACGTCCCACCCTCTTGGAGATGGAGACACGTGTGTGGACAATGGAAGTTCCTCTTCCTCTCAAAAAAACCCG GGCTTTCTGGCCGGGGTGGAGGAGAAATACCGCCAGGCCATGGTTTCCAACGCCCAACTGTATAATGAGAAGAACCAGCTGCTGTATGTGGTTGACGTTCTCAAAGACTCACTTCTGgagctggaggagctgctgTCCGAGTCTCGGCGGGAATACGAGGACAAGGTCAAG GAACACGAGCAGGAGAAGCAGGCGCATCGCCTCCTGCAGCTCCAGTTCTGTGAAATGAAAGAGGCTCTAAAGCAACACCAAGAGCTGCTAAAT GAGCTGCAACAGCTGCGTAGCAAAGAAGCCGCTTCTGTCCTCGACATCTCTGACCGACACGACACGAAGGTTCAG GCTCAGGAGTTTGCAGAAGAAAACAGGCTGGAGTGCAACGAGCGAAGAGAAGACTTGCAAAAG GAACATGGAGAAACGTTGAAGCCCAGCTTGAACATCAATGCAGCTGCCGGTTCACCTGCAGCGGTCGGATCCGTGgatgtggagcaggaagcagaGCGGCGTCCTGCAGACG AGACTGagctgaggagcagcagagaagaTGATGTGGATCTGCAGCATCAGCAAGACAAACCCCAGAATGCAGAGGAGCCGCTGTGGAGCTCTGGAAGGCTTCAGGAGCAGGAATCTGCGCCGCCAGAGGAGCCAAACCTGTCTACCGAGGGAGACGGCAGTCTCGCTGTGGACTCGACTGTGGCCGTCTGCTCTTCTGCGGGGAGGGTTGGCTCCAGACCTCAAGAGGCCGTCACAAGTGAAGATGGAGATGTTCCTCCAACAGACGTTCCAAGCGTTGGGAACACGGGTGACACGGAAAAGGAAGAGACGAGCCAAATCCTTCAAGAGgaacaaaaacccaaacagcCCAACGTTGGAGAAGCCCTCCAGCCCTTCCCAACCGAACCAAACTCTGGACCGCAGCAGAATCCTCAGAACTCACAGCTGCTGGAAAAGGATGAAGGCGTGGAAGAGGCACCAAACATCCCCAAGTCTTCCACCAGCTCtgggaagaaaaagaagaagaagagaggcaaaaaaaaaggaggtagCCATGACAACAAGAGCCAACAAAAAGCAGGAACAGGAAAAGAGGCGGGAGCAAACAAAGAAGAAGCCGACACCAAAGATGTCACAAACACCCTGAAGTCACAGTCTGAAGACGAGAAGGAATCTGGGCAAACCGATGCATCACTGATGATCGCGTCCAGATTTCCAAACCAAACTCTTCCTGAAGCCAGCGTGGATCGTGGTGAAGATGGGGAAGATGAGGAGGCTGCGGGAGGAGAAGCAGCAACTGCTACATTTCCACAGGATGAAGACAAAACTGAAGGACCGGCAAATGCAGGATCGCTGGCTGAAGGTGATACTCTCACAGACTCCACAACAGATCCCACGTCTGCTGACCCAGAAGACAACCCGACTCTAGAAACGGAGATGGTTAGAGAGGAGGAGCCTGCAGTCAGCTGTTCTGACCAAAAGGAGACCTCTGAGCTGAAGCCAGCCATAGAGGTCCCGGAAGCAGACGGTAAAAACAGCAGTGATTTGAGCCACACTGCTGAGGAATCTGAATCCACGAGCAGCACGCAGAGCTCAATCCTCCCGCCCAAGGACGATGGCGCTGAAGCTTCCTCCAGCTCAGAGCCCCGCCCCGACAAGAGCCCCGGTGTGACGGCTTCTGAGGAGGCTTTGGAGGGCGTGGGTGGGGGTGACTGTGAGGCCGAAAATGAAGGAGAAGGCATTTCACGCCGTGTCACATCCGACCCTCACGATGAGGATTCTGGACTTCCAGAACAGTCCCAAGAGCCCAAGCACACTGAAGGAGCTGGGAGAGATGGAGGCTCTGCTGAGCTGGACCCCCCCGCGCAGACAGAAGAGGCGTGTGCGTCCCCAGAGCCGGAGCGGCGTCCGAGCAGAACGTGTCATCACGTGGGAGCAGACGCCACGCCTGGAGGTGCTGAGGCGCTCGCTCTGGAGGCGGAAGACAAACCCAAACTGGAAAACGATCAACACCATCTACAACCCGAGTCCTCAGCCTCTCATTCAGTCGAGGAGCGGGCCAACGCCTGTGGGGGGGGGCCTGAAGAGGAGGATGGAGAAGACGAAGAAGGACGGCCTTTTGACTTTGACTACACAGAAGTGGAGTTGGCTGCTGTGCGTAATCCTTCCCAGGATCCAGAATGGGGAGAGACCAGTCAGGTAACCGCGGACGACGTCAACGAATCCAAGTTGAGCCAAAGTCAAGAGAAGAGACAGAAGGAGCCGTCTGAAAGCGACGGTTTTAGGGACACTCGGTCGGACTCTGTGGGTCAGGAAGAGCCCAACTCCTCACCTGCTAGTGAAAAAACACCAGAACCGTTTGAAGACACGAGTAGGAAGCAAAAGCATCAGACATATGAAGTCATAGAGGCTGCAGAGACGCAGCAGTTTCATGCTGCGAGCACCAAAGAGCTGACAGGAAGTGCCGACGGCGATGGTCACACGGCTTCATCAGCCACCGAGACGGACGTGGATCCCGTCAGGATGAAGGACGGAGACTTCCCAAAGCTCTCCGGGCAGGCGGGGGGCGGCAGTGAAGAGTCGCTGGAAGGGAAAGAGGCCAAGAAAAGCAGCAGGAAAGGCAAAGGCAAGAGCAAAGAGGAATGTAAGATGTCCTAG
- the LOC101161519 gene encoding leucine-rich repeat flightless-interacting protein 1 isoform X3, which translates to MGTRGTGRRRSMKKEKTTGEEEALTLVSAQAEAKLAAKRAARAEAREIRLQELERRQREVDDEDYSDGGSGPPLTPASPLDGTSHPLGDGDTCVDNGSSSSSQKNPGFLAGVEEKYRQAMVSNAQLYNEKNQLLYVVDVLKDSLLELEELLSESRREYEDKVKEHEQEKQAHRLLQLQFCEMKEALKQHQELLNELQQLRSKEAASVLDISDRHDTKAQEFAEENRLECNERREDLQKEHGETLKPSLNINAAAGSPAAVGSVDVEQEAERRPADAETELRSSREDDVDLQHQQDKPQNAEEPLWSSGRLQEQESAPPEEPNLSTEGDGSLAVDSTVAVCSSAGRVGSRPQEAVTSEDGDVPPTDVPSVGNTGDTEKEETSQILQEEQKPKQPNVGEALQPFPTEPNSGPQQNPQNSQLLEKDEGVEEAPNIPKSSTSSGKKKKKKRGKKKGGSHDNKSQQKAGTGKEAGANKEEADTKDVTNTLKSQSEDEKESGQTDASLMIASRFPNQTLPEASVDRGEDGEDEEAAGGEAATATFPQDEDKTEGPANAGSLAEGDTLTDSTTDPTSADPEDNPTLETEMVREEEPAVSCSDQKETSELKPAIEVPEADGKNSSDLSHTAEESESTSSTQSSILPPKDDGAEASSSSEPRPDKSPGVTASEEALEGVGGGDCEAENEGEGISRRVTSDPHDEDSGLPEQSQEPKHTEGAGRDGGSAELDPPAQTEEACASPEPERRPSRTCHHVGADATPGGAEALALEAEDKPKLENDQHHLQPESSASHSVEERANACGGGPEEEDGEDEEGRPFDFDYTEVELAAVRNPSQDPEWGETSQVTADDVNESKLSQSQEKRQKEPSESDGFRDTRSDSVGQEEPNSSPASEKTPEPFEDTSRKQKHQTYEVIEAAETQQFHAASTKELTGSADGDGHTASSATETDVDPVRMKDGDFPKLSGQAGGGSEESLEGKEAKKSSRKGKGKSKEECKMS; encoded by the exons GCTGAAGCCAAACTGGCAGCAAAGAGAGCCGCCAGAGCTGAGGCCCGAGAGATCCGGCTGCAGGAGCTGGAGCGCCGGCAGAGAGAG GTGGACGACGAGGATTATTCTGATGGG GGATCTGGACCGCCTTTAACCCCAGCATCGCCATTGGATGGGACGTCCCACCCTCTTGGAGATGGAGACACGTGTGTGGACAATGGAAGTTCCTCTTCCTCTCAAAAAAACCCG GGCTTTCTGGCCGGGGTGGAGGAGAAATACCGCCAGGCCATGGTTTCCAACGCCCAACTGTATAATGAGAAGAACCAGCTGCTGTATGTGGTTGACGTTCTCAAAGACTCACTTCTGgagctggaggagctgctgTCCGAGTCTCGGCGGGAATACGAGGACAAGGTCAAG GAACACGAGCAGGAGAAGCAGGCGCATCGCCTCCTGCAGCTCCAGTTCTGTGAAATGAAAGAGGCTCTAAAGCAACACCAAGAGCTGCTAAAT GAGCTGCAACAGCTGCGTAGCAAAGAAGCCGCTTCTGTCCTCGACATCTCTGACCGACACGACACGAAG GCTCAGGAGTTTGCAGAAGAAAACAGGCTGGAGTGCAACGAGCGAAGAGAAGACTTGCAAAAG GAACATGGAGAAACGTTGAAGCCCAGCTTGAACATCAATGCAGCTGCCGGTTCACCTGCAGCGGTCGGATCCGTGgatgtggagcaggaagcagaGCGGCGTCCTGCAGACG CAGAGACTGagctgaggagcagcagagaagaTGATGTGGATCTGCAGCATCAGCAAGACAAACCCCAGAATGCAGAGGAGCCGCTGTGGAGCTCTGGAAGGCTTCAGGAGCAGGAATCTGCGCCGCCAGAGGAGCCAAACCTGTCTACCGAGGGAGACGGCAGTCTCGCTGTGGACTCGACTGTGGCCGTCTGCTCTTCTGCGGGGAGGGTTGGCTCCAGACCTCAAGAGGCCGTCACAAGTGAAGATGGAGATGTTCCTCCAACAGACGTTCCAAGCGTTGGGAACACGGGTGACACGGAAAAGGAAGAGACGAGCCAAATCCTTCAAGAGgaacaaaaacccaaacagcCCAACGTTGGAGAAGCCCTCCAGCCCTTCCCAACCGAACCAAACTCTGGACCGCAGCAGAATCCTCAGAACTCACAGCTGCTGGAAAAGGATGAAGGCGTGGAAGAGGCACCAAACATCCCCAAGTCTTCCACCAGCTCtgggaagaaaaagaagaagaagagaggcaaaaaaaaaggaggtagCCATGACAACAAGAGCCAACAAAAAGCAGGAACAGGAAAAGAGGCGGGAGCAAACAAAGAAGAAGCCGACACCAAAGATGTCACAAACACCCTGAAGTCACAGTCTGAAGACGAGAAGGAATCTGGGCAAACCGATGCATCACTGATGATCGCGTCCAGATTTCCAAACCAAACTCTTCCTGAAGCCAGCGTGGATCGTGGTGAAGATGGGGAAGATGAGGAGGCTGCGGGAGGAGAAGCAGCAACTGCTACATTTCCACAGGATGAAGACAAAACTGAAGGACCGGCAAATGCAGGATCGCTGGCTGAAGGTGATACTCTCACAGACTCCACAACAGATCCCACGTCTGCTGACCCAGAAGACAACCCGACTCTAGAAACGGAGATGGTTAGAGAGGAGGAGCCTGCAGTCAGCTGTTCTGACCAAAAGGAGACCTCTGAGCTGAAGCCAGCCATAGAGGTCCCGGAAGCAGACGGTAAAAACAGCAGTGATTTGAGCCACACTGCTGAGGAATCTGAATCCACGAGCAGCACGCAGAGCTCAATCCTCCCGCCCAAGGACGATGGCGCTGAAGCTTCCTCCAGCTCAGAGCCCCGCCCCGACAAGAGCCCCGGTGTGACGGCTTCTGAGGAGGCTTTGGAGGGCGTGGGTGGGGGTGACTGTGAGGCCGAAAATGAAGGAGAAGGCATTTCACGCCGTGTCACATCCGACCCTCACGATGAGGATTCTGGACTTCCAGAACAGTCCCAAGAGCCCAAGCACACTGAAGGAGCTGGGAGAGATGGAGGCTCTGCTGAGCTGGACCCCCCCGCGCAGACAGAAGAGGCGTGTGCGTCCCCAGAGCCGGAGCGGCGTCCGAGCAGAACGTGTCATCACGTGGGAGCAGACGCCACGCCTGGAGGTGCTGAGGCGCTCGCTCTGGAGGCGGAAGACAAACCCAAACTGGAAAACGATCAACACCATCTACAACCCGAGTCCTCAGCCTCTCATTCAGTCGAGGAGCGGGCCAACGCCTGTGGGGGGGGGCCTGAAGAGGAGGATGGAGAAGACGAAGAAGGACGGCCTTTTGACTTTGACTACACAGAAGTGGAGTTGGCTGCTGTGCGTAATCCTTCCCAGGATCCAGAATGGGGAGAGACCAGTCAGGTAACCGCGGACGACGTCAACGAATCCAAGTTGAGCCAAAGTCAAGAGAAGAGACAGAAGGAGCCGTCTGAAAGCGACGGTTTTAGGGACACTCGGTCGGACTCTGTGGGTCAGGAAGAGCCCAACTCCTCACCTGCTAGTGAAAAAACACCAGAACCGTTTGAAGACACGAGTAGGAAGCAAAAGCATCAGACATATGAAGTCATAGAGGCTGCAGAGACGCAGCAGTTTCATGCTGCGAGCACCAAAGAGCTGACAGGAAGTGCCGACGGCGATGGTCACACGGCTTCATCAGCCACCGAGACGGACGTGGATCCCGTCAGGATGAAGGACGGAGACTTCCCAAAGCTCTCCGGGCAGGCGGGGGGCGGCAGTGAAGAGTCGCTGGAAGGGAAAGAGGCCAAGAAAAGCAGCAGGAAAGGCAAAGGCAAGAGCAAAGAGGAATGTAAGATGTCCTAG
- the LOC101161519 gene encoding leucine-rich repeat flightless-interacting protein 1 isoform X1 produces MGTRGTGRRRSMKKEKTTGEEEALTLVSAQAEAKLAAKRAARAEAREIRLQELERRQREVDDEDYSDGGSGPPLTPASPLDGTSHPLGDGDTCVDNGSSSSSQKNPGFLAGVEEKYRQAMVSNAQLYNEKNQLLYVVDVLKDSLLELEELLSESRREYEDKVKEHEQEKQAHRLLQLQFCEMKEALKQHQELLNELQQLRSKEAASVLDISDRHDTKVQAQEFAEENRLECNERREDLQKEHGETLKPSLNINAAAGSPAAVGSVDVEQEAERRPADAETELRSSREDDVDLQHQQDKPQNAEEPLWSSGRLQEQESAPPEEPNLSTEGDGSLAVDSTVAVCSSAGRVGSRPQEAVTSEDGDVPPTDVPSVGNTGDTEKEETSQILQEEQKPKQPNVGEALQPFPTEPNSGPQQNPQNSQLLEKDEGVEEAPNIPKSSTSSGKKKKKKRGKKKGGSHDNKSQQKAGTGKEAGANKEEADTKDVTNTLKSQSEDEKESGQTDASLMIASRFPNQTLPEASVDRGEDGEDEEAAGGEAATATFPQDEDKTEGPANAGSLAEGDTLTDSTTDPTSADPEDNPTLETEMVREEEPAVSCSDQKETSELKPAIEVPEADGKNSSDLSHTAEESESTSSTQSSILPPKDDGAEASSSSEPRPDKSPGVTASEEALEGVGGGDCEAENEGEGISRRVTSDPHDEDSGLPEQSQEPKHTEGAGRDGGSAELDPPAQTEEACASPEPERRPSRTCHHVGADATPGGAEALALEAEDKPKLENDQHHLQPESSASHSVEERANACGGGPEEEDGEDEEGRPFDFDYTEVELAAVRNPSQDPEWGETSQVTADDVNESKLSQSQEKRQKEPSESDGFRDTRSDSVGQEEPNSSPASEKTPEPFEDTSRKQKHQTYEVIEAAETQQFHAASTKELTGSADGDGHTASSATETDVDPVRMKDGDFPKLSGQAGGGSEESLEGKEAKKSSRKGKGKSKEECKMS; encoded by the exons GCTGAAGCCAAACTGGCAGCAAAGAGAGCCGCCAGAGCTGAGGCCCGAGAGATCCGGCTGCAGGAGCTGGAGCGCCGGCAGAGAGAG GTGGACGACGAGGATTATTCTGATGGG GGATCTGGACCGCCTTTAACCCCAGCATCGCCATTGGATGGGACGTCCCACCCTCTTGGAGATGGAGACACGTGTGTGGACAATGGAAGTTCCTCTTCCTCTCAAAAAAACCCG GGCTTTCTGGCCGGGGTGGAGGAGAAATACCGCCAGGCCATGGTTTCCAACGCCCAACTGTATAATGAGAAGAACCAGCTGCTGTATGTGGTTGACGTTCTCAAAGACTCACTTCTGgagctggaggagctgctgTCCGAGTCTCGGCGGGAATACGAGGACAAGGTCAAG GAACACGAGCAGGAGAAGCAGGCGCATCGCCTCCTGCAGCTCCAGTTCTGTGAAATGAAAGAGGCTCTAAAGCAACACCAAGAGCTGCTAAAT GAGCTGCAACAGCTGCGTAGCAAAGAAGCCGCTTCTGTCCTCGACATCTCTGACCGACACGACACGAAGGTTCAG GCTCAGGAGTTTGCAGAAGAAAACAGGCTGGAGTGCAACGAGCGAAGAGAAGACTTGCAAAAG GAACATGGAGAAACGTTGAAGCCCAGCTTGAACATCAATGCAGCTGCCGGTTCACCTGCAGCGGTCGGATCCGTGgatgtggagcaggaagcagaGCGGCGTCCTGCAGACG CAGAGACTGagctgaggagcagcagagaagaTGATGTGGATCTGCAGCATCAGCAAGACAAACCCCAGAATGCAGAGGAGCCGCTGTGGAGCTCTGGAAGGCTTCAGGAGCAGGAATCTGCGCCGCCAGAGGAGCCAAACCTGTCTACCGAGGGAGACGGCAGTCTCGCTGTGGACTCGACTGTGGCCGTCTGCTCTTCTGCGGGGAGGGTTGGCTCCAGACCTCAAGAGGCCGTCACAAGTGAAGATGGAGATGTTCCTCCAACAGACGTTCCAAGCGTTGGGAACACGGGTGACACGGAAAAGGAAGAGACGAGCCAAATCCTTCAAGAGgaacaaaaacccaaacagcCCAACGTTGGAGAAGCCCTCCAGCCCTTCCCAACCGAACCAAACTCTGGACCGCAGCAGAATCCTCAGAACTCACAGCTGCTGGAAAAGGATGAAGGCGTGGAAGAGGCACCAAACATCCCCAAGTCTTCCACCAGCTCtgggaagaaaaagaagaagaagagaggcaaaaaaaaaggaggtagCCATGACAACAAGAGCCAACAAAAAGCAGGAACAGGAAAAGAGGCGGGAGCAAACAAAGAAGAAGCCGACACCAAAGATGTCACAAACACCCTGAAGTCACAGTCTGAAGACGAGAAGGAATCTGGGCAAACCGATGCATCACTGATGATCGCGTCCAGATTTCCAAACCAAACTCTTCCTGAAGCCAGCGTGGATCGTGGTGAAGATGGGGAAGATGAGGAGGCTGCGGGAGGAGAAGCAGCAACTGCTACATTTCCACAGGATGAAGACAAAACTGAAGGACCGGCAAATGCAGGATCGCTGGCTGAAGGTGATACTCTCACAGACTCCACAACAGATCCCACGTCTGCTGACCCAGAAGACAACCCGACTCTAGAAACGGAGATGGTTAGAGAGGAGGAGCCTGCAGTCAGCTGTTCTGACCAAAAGGAGACCTCTGAGCTGAAGCCAGCCATAGAGGTCCCGGAAGCAGACGGTAAAAACAGCAGTGATTTGAGCCACACTGCTGAGGAATCTGAATCCACGAGCAGCACGCAGAGCTCAATCCTCCCGCCCAAGGACGATGGCGCTGAAGCTTCCTCCAGCTCAGAGCCCCGCCCCGACAAGAGCCCCGGTGTGACGGCTTCTGAGGAGGCTTTGGAGGGCGTGGGTGGGGGTGACTGTGAGGCCGAAAATGAAGGAGAAGGCATTTCACGCCGTGTCACATCCGACCCTCACGATGAGGATTCTGGACTTCCAGAACAGTCCCAAGAGCCCAAGCACACTGAAGGAGCTGGGAGAGATGGAGGCTCTGCTGAGCTGGACCCCCCCGCGCAGACAGAAGAGGCGTGTGCGTCCCCAGAGCCGGAGCGGCGTCCGAGCAGAACGTGTCATCACGTGGGAGCAGACGCCACGCCTGGAGGTGCTGAGGCGCTCGCTCTGGAGGCGGAAGACAAACCCAAACTGGAAAACGATCAACACCATCTACAACCCGAGTCCTCAGCCTCTCATTCAGTCGAGGAGCGGGCCAACGCCTGTGGGGGGGGGCCTGAAGAGGAGGATGGAGAAGACGAAGAAGGACGGCCTTTTGACTTTGACTACACAGAAGTGGAGTTGGCTGCTGTGCGTAATCCTTCCCAGGATCCAGAATGGGGAGAGACCAGTCAGGTAACCGCGGACGACGTCAACGAATCCAAGTTGAGCCAAAGTCAAGAGAAGAGACAGAAGGAGCCGTCTGAAAGCGACGGTTTTAGGGACACTCGGTCGGACTCTGTGGGTCAGGAAGAGCCCAACTCCTCACCTGCTAGTGAAAAAACACCAGAACCGTTTGAAGACACGAGTAGGAAGCAAAAGCATCAGACATATGAAGTCATAGAGGCTGCAGAGACGCAGCAGTTTCATGCTGCGAGCACCAAAGAGCTGACAGGAAGTGCCGACGGCGATGGTCACACGGCTTCATCAGCCACCGAGACGGACGTGGATCCCGTCAGGATGAAGGACGGAGACTTCCCAAAGCTCTCCGGGCAGGCGGGGGGCGGCAGTGAAGAGTCGCTGGAAGGGAAAGAGGCCAAGAAAAGCAGCAGGAAAGGCAAAGGCAAGAGCAAAGAGGAATGTAAGATGTCCTAG